From a single Nostoc sp. MS1 genomic region:
- a CDS encoding 2Fe-2S iron-sulfur cluster-binding protein: MEHGKKGRGKTSRRGFLGQALTVAGTAIAAPSLLNQSSNAKDNLETAEGNMKVTLNVNGKQQSLTIEPRVTLLDALRDRLGLVGSKKGCDHGQCGACTVLVDGERVYSCLALAVMQEDKEIVTIEGLAKGDTLHPLQTAFIENDGFQCGYCTPGQICASVALLDEIKRGCASVVTPDLTRPPQLAELSEAEIKERLSGNLCRCSAYNGIVAAVQQAAGQKAPSPLADLMLSEPEETLT; encoded by the coding sequence ATGGAACATGGTAAAAAAGGTAGGGGAAAAACATCCAGACGTGGGTTTTTAGGACAAGCATTAACTGTAGCAGGGACAGCCATAGCAGCTCCGTCATTACTCAATCAGAGCAGCAATGCAAAAGATAACCTTGAAACTGCCGAAGGCAATATGAAAGTTACATTAAATGTCAATGGTAAACAGCAAAGCCTGACAATTGAACCGCGTGTGACCCTTCTAGATGCGTTGCGCGATCGCCTGGGGCTAGTGGGAAGCAAAAAAGGCTGCGATCATGGGCAGTGTGGTGCTTGTACTGTCTTGGTTGATGGTGAGCGTGTTTATTCTTGCCTAGCTTTGGCTGTGATGCAGGAAGACAAAGAAATTGTCACCATTGAAGGGTTAGCAAAGGGTGATACTCTGCATCCATTACAGACGGCTTTTATCGAAAACGATGGTTTTCAGTGCGGTTATTGTACACCAGGACAAATTTGCGCCTCAGTTGCCTTACTTGATGAAATTAAACGCGGCTGCGCCAGCGTTGTCACCCCAGATTTAACTCGTCCGCCACAACTGGCTGAACTTTCAGAAGCGGAAATCAAAGAACGGCTGAGTGGGAATCTTTGCCGATGCAGTGCATACAACGGTATTGTTGCTGCCGTGCAGCAGGCCGCAGGACAAAAAGCACCTTCCCCGCTTGCTGATTTGATGCTGAGTGAACCAGAGGAGACATTGACATGA
- a CDS encoding xanthine dehydrogenase family protein molybdopterin-binding subunit — MNKVIGTGVNRKDGLAKVTGTATYAAEHQIPGLVHGYLITATIANGEIKSIDTSVAEKTPGVIGVFTHKNPPKIFKPSNDFMTSKIYEARLPLSDNKVHYGGQIIGLVVADTFEQARDAAHLVKVEYTTQKPLVEAQKANYKDAPPAFGEELKFEKGNTASLASATAKIEATYKTSTELHAPMEPHAIIAHWQDSNSLTIYEPSQWVMGTQRTYAELFGLPSERVRIVTPFLGGAFGSKAFPWPHGVLAAATARQIKRPLRVVLSRRQMTANAGHRSETEQIIRLGATTDGKLTVIDHEVKSSTSPVDVFTEPCTSVTPAMYAAPNLRLKQELAVMNVGTPTFMRAPGENPGMWALESAMDELAWQLKLDPVELRLKNEAKEHQRKGLPFSAKHFADCLQVGAEQFGWKDRPKQVRSLTRDGKLIGWGMAAATFPGMRGKATVKARLLPNGTAHILTAGNDMGTGAYTVVAATAAEVLGLPVEQVKVEMGDSLLPDGGLAGGSQMTASLVPAVMSACKEVLKTAKAKTAQEALANLRQSGRAAFEATASSAPGDETKKWAFQSWGAHFCEVSIDEEIGRLQVTRWVSVMDIGKVINAKTAASQVRGGVIMGIGQALMEECHFDPNIGYPVVYDLATYHYPAHADIPRIQVAFVGEPDTKFNPGGARGVGEIGITGVSAAIANAVYHATGKRIRDLPITPDKLL, encoded by the coding sequence ATGAATAAAGTCATTGGAACGGGTGTTAATCGCAAAGATGGTCTAGCCAAGGTGACAGGCACAGCCACCTACGCCGCAGAACATCAAATTCCCGGTTTAGTTCATGGTTATCTCATTACCGCCACTATTGCCAATGGCGAAATTAAAAGTATAGATACCAGTGTGGCAGAAAAAACACCAGGAGTAATTGGTGTTTTTACTCACAAAAACCCGCCCAAAATATTTAAGCCAAGCAACGACTTTATGACCTCGAAAATCTACGAGGCGCGGTTGCCGTTGTCAGATAACAAAGTTCACTATGGCGGCCAAATTATTGGCTTAGTAGTAGCGGATACTTTTGAGCAGGCGCGTGATGCAGCCCATTTGGTAAAGGTGGAATACACCACCCAAAAGCCATTGGTAGAAGCCCAAAAAGCCAACTATAAAGATGCGCCCCCGGCATTTGGCGAAGAGCTAAAGTTTGAGAAAGGGAATACCGCAAGCTTGGCTAGTGCCACAGCCAAAATCGAAGCTACCTACAAGACTTCTACAGAACTGCACGCGCCGATGGAACCCCACGCTATTATTGCCCATTGGCAAGATAGCAACTCGCTGACAATTTATGAGCCTAGCCAATGGGTAATGGGTACTCAGCGCACCTATGCAGAACTGTTTGGTCTACCCTCAGAGCGAGTGCGGATTGTTACACCTTTCCTCGGTGGAGCCTTTGGTTCCAAAGCTTTCCCCTGGCCACACGGTGTTTTAGCAGCAGCAACCGCGCGGCAAATCAAACGTCCACTAAGAGTTGTTCTCAGTCGGCGACAAATGACAGCCAACGCCGGACATCGCTCCGAAACTGAGCAAATTATCCGTTTAGGTGCAACAACAGATGGCAAACTGACTGTAATTGACCATGAAGTAAAATCCTCTACTTCTCCGGTAGATGTCTTTACTGAACCTTGTACTAGTGTTACGCCAGCCATGTATGCAGCACCAAATCTGCGGCTCAAGCAAGAACTGGCAGTAATGAATGTCGGCACACCCACATTTATGCGCGCTCCTGGAGAAAACCCAGGTATGTGGGCGTTAGAGTCAGCAATGGATGAATTAGCTTGGCAACTGAAGCTCGATCCTGTGGAATTGCGGCTCAAGAATGAAGCTAAGGAACATCAGCGCAAAGGTTTACCATTTTCAGCCAAGCATTTTGCAGACTGTTTGCAAGTAGGTGCTGAACAATTTGGTTGGAAAGATAGACCAAAGCAAGTGCGATCGCTCACCCGTGACGGTAAACTGATTGGTTGGGGCATGGCTGCTGCCACTTTCCCTGGAATGAGAGGTAAAGCCACAGTCAAAGCCCGCTTATTACCAAATGGTACTGCCCACATCCTCACAGCCGGTAATGATATGGGTACTGGTGCTTATACTGTTGTGGCGGCGACGGCTGCTGAGGTGCTTGGTTTACCCGTTGAGCAGGTAAAAGTCGAAATGGGTGACTCCCTATTACCTGATGGTGGCTTGGCTGGTGGTTCCCAGATGACAGCATCGCTAGTCCCAGCCGTGATGTCAGCCTGCAAGGAAGTCCTCAAAACAGCTAAGGCTAAAACTGCACAAGAAGCGTTAGCTAATCTGCGTCAGTCTGGCAGGGCAGCATTTGAAGCCACAGCCTCCTCTGCACCTGGTGATGAAACTAAGAAGTGGGCGTTTCAATCTTGGGGCGCACATTTTTGTGAAGTCAGTATTGATGAAGAAATTGGACGATTACAGGTAACACGCTGGGTATCAGTGATGGACATTGGCAAAGTCATCAACGCTAAAACAGCAGCCTCTCAAGTACGCGGTGGCGTGATTATGGGTATCGGTCAAGCCCTGATGGAAGAATGCCACTTTGATCCTAATATTGGTTATCCTGTGGTTTACGACTTAGCTACCTATCACTATCCAGCCCATGCAGATATCCCCAGGATTCAAGTAGCATTCGTAGGCGAACCCGATACCAAATTCAACCCAGGCGGGGCGCGTGGTGTAGGTGAAATTGGGATTACAGGAGTTTCAGCTGCGATCGCTAACGCAGTTTATCATGCTACAGGTAAACGCATCCGTGATTTACCTATTACCCCTGACAAGTTGCTCTAA
- a CDS encoding FAD binding domain-containing protein, with the protein MKNFTYTRATSVKEAVQKATADNQAIFIAGGTNLIDRLKVFLDEPSQLIDISRLEMKRIERLSNGGLRIGALVSNTAVADNADVRRDYPILVRAILSGASQQIRNVATVGGNLLQRTRCPYYYDTAFPCNKRQPGQGCPAATGINRMHAILGASDQCVAVNPSDMNVALAALDAVVEVAGPKGQRQIPFIEFHRLPGNTPQRDTNLEPGELITSVILPPVSFAKSGVYLKLRDRTSYAFALVSVAAAVELAGDRIKNVRLAMGGLAHKPWRPTEAEKFLIGKPADSSTFQQAAEIALQQAKPLSHNAYKVELAKRAIRRALTVSSKGGGVV; encoded by the coding sequence ATGAAAAACTTTACCTACACCCGCGCTACCTCTGTCAAAGAAGCAGTGCAGAAAGCTACAGCAGATAACCAGGCAATATTTATCGCGGGTGGTACAAATCTAATTGATCGCCTGAAGGTTTTTTTAGATGAGCCATCGCAACTGATTGATATTTCCCGCCTGGAAATGAAGCGCATTGAGCGGCTGTCTAATGGAGGTTTACGTATAGGAGCTTTAGTTAGTAATACGGCAGTTGCAGATAATGCCGATGTGCGCCGAGATTACCCAATCTTAGTTCGTGCCATTCTTTCTGGTGCATCACAACAAATTCGTAACGTTGCCACTGTCGGCGGTAACTTATTACAACGTACCCGTTGCCCCTACTACTACGACACAGCTTTTCCTTGTAACAAACGACAACCAGGGCAAGGTTGTCCAGCCGCCACTGGCATCAATCGGATGCACGCTATCTTGGGAGCTAGCGACCAGTGTGTAGCAGTTAACCCTTCTGATATGAATGTTGCCCTTGCTGCCTTAGATGCGGTGGTGGAAGTAGCAGGCCCCAAAGGGCAGAGACAAATTCCCTTCATTGAGTTTCATCGGCTACCAGGAAACACACCCCAACGAGATACCAATCTAGAACCAGGGGAATTAATTACCTCTGTGATTTTACCGCCAGTATCCTTTGCCAAATCGGGAGTGTATTTGAAGTTACGCGATCGCACTTCCTACGCTTTTGCCTTAGTTTCTGTTGCGGCGGCTGTTGAGTTGGCAGGCGATCGCATTAAAAATGTGCGTTTAGCAATGGGTGGCTTGGCTCACAAGCCTTGGCGACCAACAGAAGCAGAAAAATTTTTGATTGGTAAGCCAGCAGACTCTAGCACTTTTCAACAGGCAGCAGAAATTGCTTTACAGCAAGCTAAACCTCTGAGCCATAACGCTTACAAAGTGGAATTAGCAAAGCGGGCAATTCGTCGCGCACTTACGGTTTCTAGCAAAGGAGGCGGGGTAGTATGA
- a CDS encoding XdhC family protein, with protein MNELQHILQAFAHSQKSGQRTVLATVVQTSGSVYRRPGARMLLLEDGQMISAISGGCLEGDVFERAQSLMFYGGEPMVVRYDTTSGEDIVFGFGLGCNGVVDVLIESLDGEVAASQMSFIQDCLQSGQVGAIATVFQVEGVSDITVGSRLMLKADGTVINSISNAVIAQKIEKNTCDVLEAKQTCVQSYTLTPGRVDVLIEVIHPLVPLLVFGSGYDAIPVVQLAKNLGWQVTVIDDRPGYLRSDRFPQADQILWCEADHLDSYKYLLTPQTVAVVMTHRYLSDLAFLKTLITSPVRYLGVLGPKRRMQQMWDDLAKENILVTDAQKQRIYNPVGLDIAAETPEEIALSIVAEIQAVIGGRRGGFLRDRPGSIHSLLQEPCLTLA; from the coding sequence ATGAATGAGTTACAACATATCCTACAAGCATTTGCACATAGTCAAAAGTCTGGGCAGCGAACTGTTTTAGCAACTGTAGTCCAAACAAGTGGCTCAGTTTACCGCCGACCAGGGGCGCGGATGCTACTACTAGAAGATGGACAGATGATTAGTGCCATTAGCGGCGGCTGTTTGGAAGGCGATGTGTTTGAACGGGCGCAATCACTCATGTTTTATGGTGGTGAGCCGATGGTAGTCAGATATGATACAACATCGGGTGAAGATATTGTATTTGGCTTTGGTTTGGGTTGTAACGGTGTTGTGGATGTTCTGATTGAATCGCTGGATGGTGAAGTTGCTGCCAGTCAGATGTCCTTTATTCAGGATTGTTTACAGTCTGGGCAAGTAGGGGCGATCGCAACTGTCTTTCAAGTAGAGGGAGTCTCAGATATTACCGTTGGTTCTCGATTGATGTTGAAAGCGGATGGCACGGTAATTAATAGTATTAGCAACGCCGTCATTGCTCAAAAGATAGAAAAAAATACTTGTGATGTACTAGAAGCAAAACAAACTTGTGTACAATCATATACCTTAACTCCAGGACGAGTTGATGTATTGATTGAGGTAATTCACCCCTTAGTTCCACTGCTTGTATTTGGCTCTGGGTATGATGCAATTCCTGTGGTGCAGTTGGCAAAAAATCTAGGTTGGCAAGTTACAGTCATTGATGATCGACCAGGATATCTCAGGAGCGATCGCTTTCCCCAAGCTGACCAAATTCTCTGGTGTGAAGCCGATCATCTCGACTCATACAAATATTTGCTCACACCGCAAACTGTAGCAGTTGTCATGACACACCGCTATCTAAGCGATTTAGCATTTCTTAAAACCCTAATTACTTCACCAGTGCGTTATTTGGGGGTGTTAGGACCAAAACGCCGGATGCAGCAAATGTGGGATGATTTAGCCAAGGAAAATATCTTAGTTACAGATGCACAAAAACAACGCATTTATAACCCTGTAGGACTAGATATTGCAGCCGAAACACCCGAAGAAATTGCCCTATCCATCGTCGCAGAAATTCAAGCTGTGATTGGTGGAAGGAGGGGTGGTTTTTTGCGCGATCGCCCAGGCTCAATCCATTCTCTCTTGCAGGAACCATGTCTAACATTGGCATGA
- a CDS encoding phytanoyl-CoA dioxygenase family protein has product MNTLAHEVYMNIVQAQKTEDIPSDALDEQYDTASIMGGLYGDGIIGLKSAFAPTWADQLGEDIEVLFSEALARPGGAVGRGPNRYYVEIHPERIRGFLDLVTHPWVVAVSKAILGEDYKIVEIGFDVPLAGSMNQPWHRDFSTPEATLKGRRLNSLAFNLTTVDVEEDMGPFEIALGTQWDRPIGFTHEMFPPKSLYDRYQQRAVRKMPKRGDISVRSALTIHRGTANQSQKSRPVLVLGVDAPDAKNWERHDLQFTRAYYETIPAQHRKHLTCRIVDELEPIVQAHTIEGLVMGEA; this is encoded by the coding sequence ATGAATACCCTTGCACATGAAGTTTACATGAACATAGTCCAAGCCCAGAAAACAGAAGATATACCCTCAGATGCACTTGACGAGCAGTACGATACTGCCTCCATCATGGGCGGACTTTACGGCGATGGTATTATTGGGTTGAAAAGCGCGTTCGCACCAACATGGGCAGATCAACTGGGTGAGGATATTGAGGTTCTTTTCTCAGAAGCGCTTGCACGCCCCGGTGGAGCGGTAGGGCGAGGGCCTAATCGATACTATGTAGAGATTCACCCAGAGAGAATCAGGGGATTTCTCGACCTTGTGACGCATCCTTGGGTTGTGGCAGTATCAAAAGCGATTTTGGGAGAGGACTATAAAATCGTGGAGATTGGGTTCGATGTTCCTCTCGCTGGCTCTATGAATCAGCCTTGGCATCGTGACTTTTCTACACCTGAAGCCACCCTGAAAGGACGCAGACTCAACTCGCTCGCCTTCAACTTGACCACTGTGGACGTTGAAGAAGACATGGGGCCTTTCGAGATAGCACTTGGTACTCAGTGGGATCGACCCATTGGATTTACACATGAGATGTTCCCGCCTAAATCTCTCTACGACCGATACCAACAACGCGCCGTGAGAAAAATGCCCAAGCGTGGAGATATATCTGTCCGGTCAGCATTGACAATTCATCGCGGGACTGCCAACCAATCGCAAAAATCCCGCCCAGTGTTGGTACTCGGCGTAGATGCTCCTGATGCTAAAAACTGGGAGCGACACGACCTCCAATTTACTCGTGCTTATTACGAGACTATTCCTGCACAACACCGAAAGCATTTGACTTGCCGAATCGTCGATGAGCTAGAACCTATTGTACAAGCGCATACAATCGAAGGGCTTGTCATGGGTGAGGCTTAA